One genomic segment of uncultured Campylobacter sp. includes these proteins:
- the htpG gene encoding molecular chaperone HtpG: MAKKKFKTEVNDLLNLMIHSLYSNKEIFLRELISNASDALDKLNYLSLTNDEYKALSYVPRIDIKIDKEAKTLSIGDNGIGMDEAELESNLGTIARSGTKGFMASLSGDAAKDSNLIGQFGVGFYSAFMVADRIEVISRKPLSQDGYKWSSDASNYIVEKAQKESFGTTIILHMKDEEFLDEYRLEGIIKKYSNHIPYPIFMDKEEYVPAQKEGEQGHSEVKNVQINRASALWQLPKSSLKPSDYNEFYKQISHDSGDPLFYIHTKAEGTHEYTTLFYVPSSEPFDLYRVDYQSGVKLYVKRVFITDDAKELLPSYLRFVRGIMDVEDLPLNVSREILQENRILAYVREQSVKKILSELEKLLQNDREKYIKFYELFGKVLKEGLYGFGANKEEILKLCLFKSNLRDGLITLSEYKEKMGAEQKEIYCIAGNSAAMLKSSPLIEKFNAEGTEVLLCDDEIDTIVMPGVFEFDKTPVKNATSIKQEAASDDAATPQAKEIAAKIKEILGERVKDVKISSRLSGSLSCLVFDENDPDFATQQLLKQMGGRNLPPIKPILEINADHEIIKKLQADKLMLPQVSEIIYDLARLSEGQELENPSGFIKNVNELIAKAL; this comes from the coding sequence ATGGCAAAGAAAAAATTTAAGACCGAAGTGAATGATCTGCTAAATTTGATGATCCATTCGCTTTATTCAAACAAGGAGATTTTTCTGCGCGAGCTGATCTCAAACGCGAGCGACGCGCTGGATAAATTAAACTACCTAAGCCTTACGAACGACGAATATAAGGCGCTTTCGTATGTGCCGCGCATCGATATAAAGATCGACAAAGAGGCCAAAACGCTAAGCATTGGCGACAACGGCATCGGCATGGACGAGGCCGAGCTCGAGAGCAATCTAGGCACTATTGCGCGCAGCGGCACGAAGGGCTTTATGGCGAGCCTTAGCGGCGATGCGGCGAAAGATAGCAACCTCATCGGGCAGTTCGGCGTCGGGTTTTATTCGGCGTTTATGGTAGCGGATCGTATCGAGGTGATCAGCCGCAAGCCGCTCTCGCAGGACGGCTATAAATGGAGCAGCGACGCGAGCAACTACATAGTCGAAAAGGCGCAGAAAGAGAGCTTTGGCACGACGATAATCCTGCATATGAAAGATGAGGAGTTTTTGGACGAATATAGGCTGGAAGGCATCATCAAAAAATACTCAAACCACATCCCCTATCCGATCTTTATGGATAAGGAAGAATACGTTCCTGCGCAAAAAGAGGGCGAGCAGGGACATAGCGAGGTTAAAAACGTCCAGATCAACCGCGCGAGCGCGCTTTGGCAGCTACCAAAAAGCAGCCTAAAGCCGAGCGATTACAATGAATTTTACAAGCAGATCAGCCACGACAGCGGCGATCCACTGTTTTACATCCACACCAAGGCCGAGGGCACGCACGAATACACGACGCTTTTTTACGTGCCGAGCAGCGAGCCTTTCGATCTATACCGCGTCGATTATCAAAGCGGCGTGAAGCTCTACGTCAAGCGCGTTTTCATCACCGACGACGCCAAAGAGCTGCTGCCTAGCTATCTGCGCTTCGTGCGCGGCATAATGGACGTCGAGGATCTGCCGTTAAACGTAAGCCGCGAAATTTTACAAGAAAATCGAATTCTAGCCTACGTTCGCGAACAGAGCGTCAAAAAAATTCTATCCGAGCTAGAAAAGCTTTTGCAGAACGATCGCGAAAAATACATAAAATTTTACGAATTATTCGGCAAGGTTTTGAAAGAGGGGCTTTACGGCTTCGGCGCAAACAAAGAGGAAATTTTAAAGCTTTGTCTTTTCAAATCAAATCTGCGAGACGGCCTCATCACGCTTAGCGAGTATAAGGAAAAAATGGGCGCGGAGCAAAAAGAGATCTATTGTATCGCGGGAAACAGCGCTGCGATGCTTAAAAGCTCGCCTCTGATCGAGAAATTTAACGCCGAAGGAACGGAGGTGTTGCTCTGCGACGATGAGATCGATACGATCGTGATGCCGGGCGTTTTTGAGTTTGATAAGACGCCGGTTAAAAACGCAACTTCGATCAAGCAAGAAGCTGCGAGCGACGATGCCGCGACGCCGCAAGCCAAAGAGATCGCCGCGAAGATCAAAGAAATTTTAGGCGAACGCGTCAAGGACGTTAAAATTTCATCGCGTCTAAGCGGCTCGCTTTCCTGCCTTGTTTTTGACGAGAACGATCCCGATTTTGCGACGCAGCAGCTGCTTAAGCAGATGGGAGGCCGCAATCTACCGCCAATAAAGCCGATTTTGGAGATCAATGCAGATCACGAGATCATCAAAAAGCTGCAGGCCGATAAGCTGATGCTGCCGCAAGTGTCTGAAATAATCTACGATCTGGCGCGCCTTAGCGAGGGGCAGGAGCTTGAAAATCCGAGCGGGTTTATTAAAAACGTAAACGAGCTGATCGCAAAGGCTCTGTAA
- a CDS encoding NapC/NirT family cytochrome c encodes MRISKKLLALIILISGIIGFFVVVPVHYALEKTSTDKFCDVCHEMDPMVIAYQEDVHSGKGKTGIKAQCVDCHLPHDNIVKYVYQKAKNGVLEGYSHFFDEPEKYDWSARRKNREHYVFDNGCTSCHATVIDSKITSEQAQRMHAHYKKLLGTERELKCASCHVSAGHGIGLRNYLEYWRPTYKIYEKKMMQEKIKAKKEFFGDEYKPSAEEQAFMDASSAKK; translated from the coding sequence ATGAGAATTTCTAAAAAATTACTAGCGCTTATCATCTTAATAAGCGGTATTATAGGGTTTTTCGTCGTCGTGCCGGTGCACTATGCGCTTGAGAAAACGAGCACCGATAAATTCTGCGACGTCTGCCACGAGATGGATCCGATGGTGATCGCCTATCAAGAGGACGTCCACTCGGGCAAGGGCAAAACGGGTATCAAAGCTCAATGCGTCGATTGCCACCTACCGCACGACAATATCGTAAAATACGTCTATCAAAAGGCCAAAAACGGCGTGTTGGAGGGCTACTCGCACTTCTTTGACGAGCCTGAAAAATACGACTGGAGCGCAAGGCGCAAAAACCGCGAGCACTATGTGTTTGACAACGGCTGCACGAGCTGCCACGCCACCGTGATCGACAGCAAGATCACCTCCGAGCAGGCGCAACGCATGCACGCGCACTACAAAAAGCTCCTAGGCACCGAGCGCGAGCTAAAATGCGCGAGCTGCCACGTAAGCGCGGGACACGGTATCGGGCTTCGCAACTACCTAGAGTACTGGCGACCGACGTATAAAATTTACGAAAAGAAGATGATGCAGGAGAAGATCAAGGCGAAGAAGGAATTTTTCGGCGACGAGTATAAACCGAGCGCCGAAGAGCAGGCCTTTATGGACGCTTCTAGCGCGAAGAAATAA
- a CDS encoding cytochrome c3 family protein, which translates to MKNFSFTALFLCCIIATLFGAPSANDANATNIVVSDELRAKYKIKPHHEHLAFDCVDCHVNQGSDPSKFKSIGDKGCISCHGDKKQLALRLKFMDTLKANPHNSVHDGPTLYCDECHNEHKASTNMCTECHEHEVPQWMGVTP; encoded by the coding sequence ATGAAAAATTTCAGTTTTACGGCGCTGTTTCTGTGCTGTATCATCGCGACTTTGTTCGGCGCGCCGAGCGCTAATGACGCCAACGCCACGAACATAGTCGTTTCAGATGAGCTTCGGGCAAAATACAAAATCAAACCTCATCACGAGCATTTGGCGTTTGACTGCGTTGATTGCCACGTAAATCAAGGAAGCGATCCGTCTAAATTTAAAAGTATCGGCGACAAGGGCTGTATCAGCTGCCACGGCGACAAAAAGCAGCTCGCTTTGAGGCTTAAATTTATGGATACGCTTAAGGCTAATCCGCATAACTCCGTCCACGACGGTCCTACGCTATACTGCGACGAATGCCACAACGAGCACAAGGCATCTACGAATATGTGTACCGAATGCCACGAGCACGAAGTGCCGCAATGGATGGGGGTGACGCCATGA
- a CDS encoding OprD family outer membrane porin, producing the protein MKLIKLSLAAAVFACAVSSLSAADSVAEAIANGKLGGTVKTTYANKTVDNRGEAATGDNDYEAFGVGLELGYVTDPLYGFRIGLTGQGWLMPYHVGSSNKIAYDKEWYTKGAVLSELYLGYGIGNTDIKVGRQYVVTPLVAGNYTRAFKEAFEGVAISNKDIPDTTLWGGWFYKFQGRSKTAMGAPAGEGKAPLFKDRVILGNMTGPVAVKFENIFSAYVQNKSLPYTTLTGAYAAVTDVKPANALKDGDISLYLAEANVKVPVGEVLKLGFDLNYKGSRVDGGLEPRRLDGDMFGARVSVSEFFGFGLSYAYTTVSDDDAVILGVGNGPGSYTALPIRGPFVFTGYAGMDTHKVVLDYNFGAIGLDGFKTALHYVKGDQDRVGGTNNINASGAAGQKVGTSMDVEGWAVTANYAPKAVKGLSLGVTYTALERSDHYASGVNRKFDENEIWLQAAYKFDLSGN; encoded by the coding sequence ATGAAACTCATCAAACTAAGTTTAGCTGCGGCGGTTTTCGCATGTGCGGTGTCCTCGTTAAGCGCGGCGGATAGCGTAGCCGAGGCGATCGCTAACGGTAAGCTTGGCGGAACGGTAAAGACCACTTACGCCAATAAAACCGTAGATAATAGAGGCGAGGCCGCTACGGGCGATAACGACTACGAGGCATTCGGCGTGGGTCTTGAGCTCGGATACGTTACCGATCCTCTTTACGGCTTTAGAATAGGGCTTACCGGACAGGGCTGGTTGATGCCGTATCATGTAGGCTCAAGCAATAAGATCGCCTACGATAAGGAGTGGTATACTAAAGGTGCGGTATTATCGGAATTATACCTAGGATACGGCATAGGAAATACCGATATAAAGGTGGGTAGACAATATGTCGTTACTCCGCTCGTTGCTGGCAACTATACGAGGGCGTTTAAAGAGGCTTTCGAGGGCGTAGCGATATCTAATAAAGATATCCCCGATACTACATTGTGGGGCGGATGGTTTTATAAATTCCAAGGCAGGAGCAAAACCGCTATGGGCGCTCCAGCAGGCGAAGGAAAGGCTCCTTTATTTAAAGATAGGGTGATTCTGGGTAATATGACCGGTCCGGTCGCCGTAAAATTTGAAAATATCTTCTCCGCATACGTTCAAAATAAATCCTTGCCTTATACTACTTTAACTGGCGCTTACGCAGCGGTAACGGACGTAAAACCCGCTAACGCATTAAAAGACGGCGACATTAGCCTGTATCTTGCCGAGGCGAATGTAAAAGTACCGGTAGGCGAGGTTTTAAAGCTGGGATTTGATCTTAACTACAAAGGCTCGCGCGTAGACGGAGGGCTGGAGCCAAGAAGGCTTGACGGCGATATGTTCGGCGCAAGAGTCTCGGTTAGCGAGTTTTTCGGATTCGGTCTATCGTATGCCTATACGACCGTTAGCGACGATGATGCCGTTATTTTGGGCGTAGGCAACGGCCCGGGATCATACACCGCTCTGCCTATTAGAGGTCCGTTCGTATTCACGGGATACGCGGGTATGGATACGCATAAGGTCGTGCTTGATTACAACTTCGGTGCTATCGGTCTGGACGGCTTCAAAACCGCGCTACACTACGTAAAAGGCGATCAAGACAGAGTAGGCGGCACGAATAATATCAATGCTAGCGGGGCTGCGGGCCAAAAGGTCGGCACCAGCATGGACGTAGAGGGCTGGGCGGTAACGGCAAACTACGCTCCTAAGGCTGTTAAGGGGCTAAGCTTGGGTGTAACTTACACTGCGCTTGAGAGAAGCGACCACTACGCTAGCGGCGTAAATAGAAAGTTCGACGAGAACGAGATATGGTTGCAGGCTGCGTATAAATTTGATCTAAGCGGCAACTAA